CCGTGCACCCGGACCACCAGCACGTCCTCGTAGTGGGAGCGGTTGAAGATGCCGATTTCCCCCCGACGGGGCACCGCCTTGTGGATGCGCCACAGGTAGTCGTGGTCCAGCTCCTCCTGGGACGGCGCCTTGAACGGCGTCACGCGGCACCCCTGAGGATTGAGGCCGGTCATGACGTGGCGAATCGTCCCGTCCTTTCCCGCGGCATCCATGGCCTGAAGGACGACGAGCAGCGAGCGCCGGTTCTCGGCGTACATGAGGTACTGGAGCTCCGCCAGGCGTTTGAGATTCTTGTCGAGCCGGGGCTCGGCGGCGGACTTGTCCTCGACCCCCGCGGTGTCGCCGGGATCGATCCTCGCGAGTCGGATTTTTCGCCCGGGCTTCACCAGGAACCGTTCGGCGAGCTTCATTCGGAAACCCCTCCCCTGGACGCGGCTCCCGGCGGGGCCGTCTCCGCAGATGATGCCCGTTCTCCGGCGGAAGGGGAAGGGGCGCGCCCCCGCGACCCCCGACCCCGGTTCCGCGCGCACGCGTTCGAGCGTAGACTCGGGCCGGCATCCTCGATCGGAGGGATCGGCCATGGTCGAGATCGGAGCCCTGCTGTCCGTCCTGGCGGCGGCATTCGGATTCAAGGGCACCGGAGGGACCGGCAGGCCCCTCGGCCCCGCGGTGGCCGGGACGTGGTACCCGGGGAGCCCCGAGGCACTCGCGCGGGAGGTGGACGCCTTGCTCGACCGCGCACCGGCCCCCCCCGAGGAGGACATCGGAGTCGTGGTCGCGCTGATCGAGCCGCATGCCGGATACGCGTACTCGGGCGAGACCGCGGCGCACGGGTTCCGCCGGCTCAAGGGGGCGCGCTACGAGCGCGTACTGCTCCTGGGGCCGAGCCACTACGCCCGGTTCCGGGGCGCGGCCCTCCCCGACGCCGATGCGTTGAGGACCCCGCTCGGCGACGTCCCGATCGACCGCGAGACCGTGCGGGCCCTCGAGGGACGGCCCGGCTTCATGGTCTCGACGGCTGCGTTCGAGCGGGAGCA
The sequence above is drawn from the Terriglobia bacterium genome and encodes:
- a CDS encoding polyphosphate kinase 2 family protein, giving the protein MKLAERFLVKPGRKIRLARIDPGDTAGVEDKSAAEPRLDKNLKRLAELQYLMYAENRRSLLVVLQAMDAAGKDGTIRHVMTGLNPQGCRVTPFKAPSQEELDHDYLWRIHKAVPRRGEIGIFNRSHYEDVLVVRVHGLVPKGVWSRRYDQINGFERMLSDEGTAIVKFFLHISRQEQKRRFEARLEDETRHWKLSPADFEERKYWNDYHRAYEDALARCSTPWAPWYVVPSDRKWFRNLAVSQIIVETLESFRMKFPKPSFDVSKMKLD